In the genome of Saccharomonospora viridis DSM 43017, one region contains:
- a CDS encoding DUF3558 domain-containing protein — translation MKRVSVTAAMTAAILVGVTGCSTTSDGTPTTPSTPSSRIPSSAESSAPALPHSGAPKVNNPLPESALPENPCDAFTRDQVEAALGSDAPEGERDDDFATGPMCDWTDSASATIITVFFSTKTGEGLSAVYANTKPQTDFWETLPPIHGFPAVMTSFEEASEASCHVIVGLADHYTVSASVANPRKPHATNCDSAERLADMLVGNLLQRAGR, via the coding sequence ATGAAGCGAGTATCCGTAACCGCCGCGATGACCGCCGCCATCCTGGTGGGCGTGACGGGGTGCTCGACCACGTCGGATGGGACCCCGACCACGCCATCCACACCGAGCAGCCGGATCCCCTCCTCCGCGGAGTCCTCCGCTCCCGCGCTCCCCCACAGCGGCGCGCCCAAAGTGAACAACCCGCTACCCGAATCGGCGCTGCCGGAGAACCCCTGCGACGCGTTCACCCGAGACCAGGTGGAAGCCGCCCTCGGATCCGATGCTCCGGAAGGGGAGCGCGACGACGATTTCGCCACCGGACCGATGTGTGATTGGACGGATTCCGCTTCCGCCACCATCATCACTGTTTTCTTCAGCACAAAGACAGGCGAAGGCCTCAGCGCGGTCTATGCGAACACAAAACCACAAACTGACTTTTGGGAAACGCTACCGCCCATTCACGGCTTCCCTGCGGTCATGACCTCTTTCGAGGAAGCCTCAGAGGCGTCCTGCCACGTCATCGTCGGCCTGGCCGACCACTACACCGTTTCCGCCTCGGTGGCGAATCCACGCAAACCTCACGCCACCAACTGCGACTCCGCCGAGCGACTCGCCGACATGCTCGTCGGCAACCTCCTCCAACGGGCTGGGCGCTGA
- a CDS encoding AI-2E family transporter, producing MSEPAVRFTSGMLRRAAVISAQFLILFAALWALRNIGKHLSYVIIPLAVALLFTAVLEPVVSWLVRHRWPRPLAVVAALLFGFVIVGGLVAFVVFSVIDSYDELRRRVLESIEQLRSWLSQSPFPASGELLGRVQNWIGGNQDTLVSQTLTAFSTVGSFFVGLLIALVLFIMFLHAGPRLWAATLLPWRPSTRELLDSIGRRAYRGVVIYVRVTALVALIDAIGIGIGLAIVGVPLTVPLAALVFIGGFIPYIGAVVSGFLAVAVTLVSNGFVPALIILGVVLLVQQLEGQVLHPILQGNFTSLHPAVVLVALVIGGAEGGIAGVLFAVPLLAAIRGAVLAYAEHRAKEEERAKAGTDTQAGPETPE from the coding sequence ATGTCCGAACCGGCCGTGCGGTTCACCTCCGGGATGCTCCGCCGCGCGGCCGTCATCTCGGCGCAGTTCCTCATCCTGTTCGCGGCGCTGTGGGCGTTGCGCAACATCGGCAAGCACCTGAGCTACGTCATCATCCCCCTGGCCGTGGCGCTGCTGTTCACCGCCGTGCTGGAACCCGTGGTCAGCTGGCTCGTCCGCCACCGCTGGCCGCGTCCCCTCGCCGTCGTCGCGGCACTCCTCTTCGGATTCGTCATCGTCGGCGGACTCGTGGCCTTCGTGGTGTTCTCCGTCATCGACTCCTACGACGAGCTGCGCCGAAGAGTGCTGGAGAGCATCGAACAACTCCGCTCCTGGCTGAGCCAGAGCCCGTTCCCCGCCAGCGGCGAACTGCTCGGCCGGGTGCAGAACTGGATCGGCGGCAACCAGGACACCCTCGTCAGTCAGACACTCACCGCGTTCAGCACGGTCGGATCGTTCTTCGTGGGCCTGTTGATCGCGCTGGTGCTGTTCATCATGTTCCTCCACGCGGGCCCACGGCTGTGGGCGGCGACCCTGCTGCCGTGGCGACCGAGCACACGCGAACTCCTCGACTCCATCGGCCGCCGGGCCTACCGCGGCGTCGTGATCTACGTACGGGTGACGGCGCTCGTGGCGCTCATCGACGCCATCGGGATCGGCATCGGCCTGGCGATCGTGGGAGTCCCCCTCACCGTGCCCTTGGCGGCGTTGGTGTTCATCGGTGGCTTCATCCCGTACATCGGCGCGGTGGTGTCGGGCTTCCTCGCTGTGGCGGTCACACTCGTGAGCAACGGGTTCGTCCCCGCGCTCATCATCCTCGGAGTGGTGCTGCTGGTGCAGCAGCTCGAAGGACAGGTACTGCACCCCATCCTGCAGGGGAACTTCACCAGCCTCCATCCCGCCGTGGTCCTGGTGGCGCTGGTCATCGGCGGCGCGGAGGGCGGCATCGCCGGCGTCCTGTTCGCCGTGCCCCTCCTGGCGGCGATCCGCGGAGCCGTCCTGGCCTACGCCGAACACCGCGCGAAGGAGGAGGAACGCGCGAAGGCCGGCACCGACACCCAAGCCGGCCCCGAAACCCCGGAGTGA
- a CDS encoding DUF1360 domain-containing protein, with protein MSAVLNAARQVRSRYSGSEPRPLGGYLGALVTFVVAVGTATAVGRARKVPLPERLAVQDVVMLCVATHKASRLLAKESITSPLRAPFTEYLKPTGEAELNEAVRGHGVQHAVGELVTCPFCLSVWVATALTTGLVFAPRMTRLVNTALTAVAASDVLQLGYDGSKQLLHAAGSLGNHD; from the coding sequence ATGAGTGCGGTTCTCAACGCGGCACGACAGGTGCGCAGCCGTTACTCGGGTTCCGAGCCACGGCCGCTGGGCGGCTATCTCGGGGCTTTGGTGACGTTCGTCGTTGCCGTGGGCACGGCGACGGCCGTGGGGCGGGCACGGAAGGTGCCGCTGCCCGAGCGGCTCGCTGTGCAGGACGTGGTGATGTTGTGCGTGGCGACGCACAAGGCGAGTCGGCTACTGGCGAAGGAATCGATCACCAGTCCCCTGCGGGCGCCGTTCACCGAGTACCTGAAGCCCACGGGAGAGGCCGAACTCAACGAGGCGGTGCGTGGCCATGGGGTGCAGCACGCCGTCGGTGAACTGGTCACGTGCCCGTTCTGTCTGTCGGTGTGGGTGGCGACAGCGCTGACGACCGGTCTCGTCTTCGCGCCGAGGATGACGCGACTGGTGAACACCGCACTCACCGCTGTCGCGGCGTCGGATGTGCTGCAACTCGGCTACGACGGGAGCAAACAGCTCCTGCACGCGGCCGGCTCGCTAGGAAACCACGATTGA
- a CDS encoding DUF3040 domain-containing protein: MLSHHEQRELERIQERFERDDPQLAKALGQVGRPCGWARSRLLRYSLDLVALVLIVVGAVTLNFGLIFFGAVCLAAGACLHVTKWHDEPVPRHRRLE; this comes from the coding sequence ATGCTGAGCCACCACGAACAGCGCGAGCTGGAACGGATCCAGGAGCGGTTCGAGCGCGACGATCCGCAGCTGGCCAAAGCGCTCGGCCAGGTCGGACGGCCGTGCGGCTGGGCCCGGTCCCGTCTGCTGCGGTACAGCCTCGACCTCGTGGCCCTTGTCCTCATCGTGGTCGGAGCGGTGACACTGAACTTCGGCCTGATCTTCTTCGGGGCCGTGTGCCTGGCCGCGGGGGCGTGTCTGCACGTCACCAAGTGGCACGACGAACCCGTGCCGCGGCACCGGCGCCTGGAGTAG
- a CDS encoding phosphoribosylaminoimidazolesuccinocarboxamide synthase — protein MTRVKHLHAGKVRDLYSDRGDLLLVASDRVSVYDVPLPTPIPGKGALLTQLSVWWFERFRDIVPNHLISATDVPAEFAGRAIRCRPLTMIKVECVARGYLTGSALQEYRRSSTVCGVPLPSGLVEGSKLPEPIFTPTTKADTGHDLPMTFDDVVAQEGRETAERLRDLTLRIYREGAEYAAERGILVADTKLEFGWDADGVLTLGDEVLTSDSSRFWPADQWEPGRPQHSFDKQYVRDWAVSTGWDKTPPGPAVPPDVVEATRQRYIDVYERLTGRTWDSPGSPAS, from the coding sequence ATGACGCGCGTGAAGCACCTGCACGCGGGCAAGGTCCGCGACCTGTACTCCGACCGAGGTGACCTGCTGCTGGTCGCCTCCGACCGCGTCTCGGTCTACGACGTGCCACTGCCCACCCCCATCCCCGGCAAGGGCGCGTTGTTGACCCAACTGTCCGTGTGGTGGTTCGAGCGGTTCCGCGACATCGTCCCCAACCACCTGATCTCGGCCACCGACGTACCCGCCGAGTTCGCCGGCCGGGCCATCCGATGCCGCCCCCTCACCATGATCAAGGTGGAGTGCGTGGCCCGCGGTTACCTCACCGGCTCGGCCCTGCAGGAGTACCGGCGATCGTCCACCGTGTGCGGCGTGCCGCTCCCGTCCGGCCTGGTGGAAGGCAGCAAACTCCCCGAACCGATCTTCACCCCCACCACGAAGGCCGACACCGGCCACGACCTGCCCATGACGTTCGACGACGTCGTCGCCCAGGAAGGCCGGGAAACCGCCGAACGCCTTCGCGACCTGACTCTGCGCATCTACCGGGAGGGCGCCGAGTACGCCGCCGAACGCGGCATCCTCGTGGCCGACACGAAACTCGAGTTCGGCTGGGACGCCGACGGGGTCCTCACCCTCGGCGACGAGGTGCTGACCTCCGACTCGTCCCGCTTCTGGCCCGCCGACCAGTGGGAACCCGGCCGCCCACAGCACTCCTTCGACAAGCAGTACGTACGGGACTGGGCCGTCTCCACCGGCTGGGACAAAACCCCTCCGGGACCGGCCGTACCACCCGACGTCGTGGAGGCCACCCGCCAGCGGTACATCGACGTCTACGAGCGGCTCACCGGCCGCACGTGGGACTCTCCGGGCTCCCCCGCGTCCTGA
- a CDS encoding SAM-dependent methyltransferase, with amino-acid sequence MAVPQQAADSGGPDSPVLPNIARIRNFWLNGSRHNDDDREMAQRIELCGPHIPYLVRAQRSLVRRQVRYLVTHGITQFLDLGSGLPESDYVHHVAQRLDPTCRVVYVDVDASIETDSKELVAGADNTAFVVADCRDVDGVLEHPEVRVICDTSRPFAVLMTELLLHIPDEEDPAGLVASYVDAMPSGSYLAISHFGEDDRVLEGFQIFEGLRFGRFPAVSLRSREQVEKLFAGLALVDPGVVPVPLWRPEPDDEVLRNPSEVRMYTGLGRKD; translated from the coding sequence GTGGCGGTGCCCCAGCAAGCAGCGGACTCGGGTGGTCCGGACAGCCCTGTTCTGCCCAACATCGCTCGCATCAGGAACTTCTGGCTGAACGGCAGTCGGCACAACGACGACGACCGGGAGATGGCCCAGCGGATCGAGCTGTGTGGGCCGCACATCCCGTATCTCGTCAGAGCGCAACGATCGCTCGTCCGACGCCAGGTCCGCTACCTCGTCACCCACGGCATCACCCAGTTCCTCGACCTCGGTTCGGGGCTGCCCGAATCCGACTACGTGCACCACGTGGCCCAAAGACTCGATCCGACGTGCCGGGTCGTGTACGTGGATGTGGACGCCTCGATCGAGACCGACAGCAAGGAGTTGGTGGCGGGCGCCGACAACACGGCCTTCGTGGTGGCGGACTGCCGTGATGTCGACGGCGTGCTCGAGCACCCCGAGGTACGCGTGATATGCGACACCTCGCGGCCGTTCGCGGTGCTGATGACCGAGCTGTTGCTGCACATCCCCGACGAGGAGGACCCCGCCGGGCTCGTGGCGTCGTACGTCGACGCCATGCCGTCGGGCAGCTACCTGGCGATCTCGCATTTCGGCGAGGACGACCGGGTGTTGGAGGGTTTCCAGATCTTCGAGGGCCTGCGCTTCGGCCGGTTCCCCGCCGTGAGTCTGCGCTCCCGGGAACAGGTGGAGAAGCTGTTCGCCGGACTCGCCCTCGTCGACCCCGGCGTGGTGCCGGTGCCGCTGTGGCGTCCCGAACCCGACGACGAGGTACTGCGCAACCCGAGCGAGGTGCGCATGTACACGGGCCTGGGGCGCAAGGACTGA
- a CDS encoding UbiA prenyltransferase family protein, with protein sequence MPRLTARELAAVHRLEFPFWVNTVCQALWGACFAVAAPTELVAWPVLLAVVANIVLMEAGLVLNAVADLDSDARHPERGRLANAVLKLGGRDGLRLVTAEFVLGGSLAVAVSVWTGHWLVALAAAGTVAAHVLYNVEPMRWKSRGLPGAAVFACGVIALPFVTAHAAVRADLPPEAVLTFGGLTLLATGRVVWWSVPDREADAAAGQRTTSVRHGAVRALALACLLLCAGVFALSWGLWWYGGPVAALVGAGGHVVFTGTVVALLRRVRVRRPTSSTRLRTTVMPVVLAADVLLVGVGLATG encoded by the coding sequence ATGCCGCGACTGACGGCCCGGGAACTCGCCGCCGTACACCGGTTGGAGTTCCCGTTCTGGGTCAACACCGTGTGCCAGGCGTTGTGGGGCGCATGTTTCGCGGTGGCCGCGCCCACCGAGCTGGTGGCCTGGCCGGTGCTGCTGGCCGTGGTCGCGAACATCGTGCTCATGGAGGCGGGGCTGGTGTTGAACGCCGTCGCCGACCTCGACAGCGACGCCCGACACCCCGAACGCGGACGACTGGCGAACGCGGTGCTGAAGCTGGGTGGTCGAGACGGCCTCCGGCTGGTGACGGCCGAGTTCGTCCTCGGTGGCTCGCTCGCGGTCGCCGTCTCGGTCTGGACGGGGCACTGGCTCGTGGCCCTGGCGGCCGCGGGCACCGTCGCGGCCCACGTGCTCTACAACGTCGAGCCGATGCGGTGGAAGTCGCGTGGTCTGCCCGGCGCGGCGGTGTTCGCGTGCGGGGTCATCGCACTGCCGTTCGTCACCGCCCATGCGGCCGTGCGCGCCGACCTCCCACCGGAGGCCGTGCTCACGTTCGGGGGGTTGACGCTGCTGGCCACGGGACGCGTGGTGTGGTGGTCGGTTCCCGACCGCGAGGCCGACGCCGCCGCGGGCCAGCGCACGACGAGCGTGCGGCACGGTGCCGTACGCGCACTCGCCCTGGCGTGCCTGCTCCTGTGCGCCGGGGTGTTCGCGCTGTCGTGGGGCCTGTGGTGGTACGGGGGTCCGGTGGCGGCCCTCGTGGGCGCGGGCGGACACGTGGTGTTCACCGGAACGGTGGTGGCACTGCTGCGGCGGGTGCGGGTGAGACGTCCGACGAGTTCCACCCGACTCCGGACGACGGTCATGCCGGTGGTGCTCGCGGCCGACGTCCTCCTCGTCGGAGTGGGATTGGCGACGGGCTGA